Genomic DNA from uncultured Methanospirillum sp.:
TTCACTTTCTGGGAGGATGGCTGATAGTCGTGTATCATACGCCGATGCCATTGAGAGATAATGTTCATTGTCTGAACGATCTACATTATGATTCATATCTGATTTCATACCTTAATTCACGATTGTTACAATCGTATTTCAAAATACATATGAATGTCATTTTTGTATTATTAGATAGATACTGATCACTATGAAGTGGCACGACCATTGCCAGTATATGGAGATCCCCCGCGATTATTCAGTACAGGATCTTGCCCGGTTTCACGGCCATCTCGGACCGTTTATCGTTCTCGGGTATCGGATGGGAAGGCATGCCCTCAACGCATTAAAAGCGAATCCATTCGAGCTCAAAGCGCAGGTCTTCTGCTCGGGAGTCACTCCTCAGTCCTGCCTTGCCGACGGGGTTCAACTCGGCAGTGGATGCACACTGGGTAAAGGAAATATCGAAGTTATAAAGTCTGAAAGTGTCTCCTGCACTTTTTGCGCAGGTGAAAAGAAGATCAGAATAATACCAAAACCACTGAAACCCCAGGATCAGAATGATCCTGATTACGAACTTGCCATTGAGCGGTACGCAGAATCATTGTACCATCTTCAGGATGAAGAGATCTTCCAGGTTGATAGCCTGTGAGTTGTGGCAAACCGGACTGCCTCGTCCATCTGGAGAACGTATGGACCACCTATGAAGGAGCTGACTGTCCGGTCATAAAGGATGTCTCATTTGAGATAAGAGCAGGAGAGTTCGTGGTTATCGGAGGCCCGAACGGGGCAGGAAAAACCACCCTCCTTGAAGCCATCACCGGTCTGCTTCCCATCGTGAAGGGATCGGTTACCGTCTGCGGAATGGGAATTCCGCATGACAGTACCAGGGCCCGATGCAGTATCGGGTATGTCATCCAGAATTTTGATTTTCATCCGTTTACTCCATACACTGTCGAAGAAGTTGTCAGAATGGGAAGGTATGGCAGAATCGGATGGTTTAGGCGTGAGACCAGAGAAGATATCGAGGCAGCAAGGGTTGCAATGAGAACTCTGCGAATTGATCATCTGAAAGATGAACTCATTGGAAAACTCTCTGGCGGCCAGCAGCAGAAGGTGTTGATCGCCCACAACCTGGCAAAAAAGCCATCACTCCTCCTCCTCGATGAACCATACAGCAACCTGGATATCACAACTCGAGATGAGGTTTCTTCTATCCTCTGTCAGATCTGTGATTCCGGTGTTCCGGTCATGATGGTCTCCCATGCATTTGATAGTCTGCCAGATCGCGACATCCGGGTAATTGTTATGCAGACCGGAAGGATGGTTATGAATGCTGTCTCCCGGCCGGATGGAGTAGCAGGGCTTATCCGTTCGGTCCCGGTGGCTGGCTGATGATTGAATTTCTGATCCAAAACAACGTTCTCTGTCATGCCATTGAGGCGATGTTCTTTGCGTCGGTCGGGTGCGCTATTCTGAGTGTACTGATTACCCAGATGAACATCTCATCCATCGGGTTCACCATGTCCCATGCAGCGTTTGCTGGAGGTGCTGCAGGAGTGTTCTTCGGGCTTCCGATGATGCTCTCTGCTATCGTAATGAGTATGCTGACCGCGGCAATCATGGGGCCGCTCAGTTACCGGACACGGATGCATACCGATACCACTCTCGGCGTTCTGTTTGGGACAATGATGGCACTTGCCATCTTTTTTATCTCCATGATGCAGTCCGAAGGGCGGGGATTTGATGCCAGTGCCCTGCTGTATGGAAATGTCATCTCTCTGTACAGGGAGGAGATCTATGGCCTTTGTATCATCACACTTGGAATCATCCTGAGCATTATCGTCTTCAACAAAGAGATTACTGCCATAACATTCCACCGGAAGATGGCAGAAATTAGTGGTATCCGTGTGCAGCCGGTCTATTACCTCTGCCTCTTTCTGATAGCCATCATGGTTGCACTCTGCCTTCCAATTGTTGGTGGTCTGCTCCTCTATGTCTGGCTTGTTACCCCGGCAGCAGTTGCATACCAGTATTGTGGGACAATCAGGCAGATGTTTCTTGTAGCTCCGGTTGTTGCTGCCACCATCAGTGTCATTGGTGCCTGTGCCGGGGTGACCTACTCACTCCCGGTCGGCCCACTCACCGCTGTACTCTTTTCAGGTATCTTTGTTGTTGCAGTGGCACTTTCACCAAAAAGAAGAGTGAATAGTCAGACATATTAACACCGATATCAAATTGGTAATACCATGAAACAGTTCATTTTTGTTTGTGCTGTCCTTGCACTCCTCCTGGGTGCGCCGGCAGTATCTGCTCTCGACGTGGTAACAACGACCAGTGTTCTCTGGGATCCGGTAAGTCAGATTGGTGGGGATGCGGTCAATGTAGTATACATTGCTGATCCAACGGTCTGCCCTCATCTTCAGGGGGATATCCTTCCAAACCTGATCCAGAAACATGCCGATGCCCTCAAAGCACCCGATCTCTTCCTTGCACATAACAGTACTATGGACTTTGCCACTATGGCTGCCATTGAGAAGTTCAGGGACTCAAACGGATACGGGAAGACAACCTGGAAGATTCTCAAGCCTAACACCGAGTGGAACACCCCGGAGACGGCAGAAGTTCTCGCTGACAGCGTACTGGACTGGCTGAAAGCCGCAGATCCAAAGAATGCAACAGCGTACACTGAAAATGCTGCTAAGTATAAGCAGGCGATCGCCGAAGCAGGAGATATCACTTCTGATGAACAGGCATTGCTTTCAAAGAAGAATGTCATCGTGATGGCATGGCAGAAGGAACCGGTAGAGAAGTGGCTCGGTGCCAATGTTTATGACGTCTTTGCACCAGAGTTCGCATATGGCGGGAACAAGACACCGGCAAAAGTTGTTGATTCAATCCAGAAGAACAAGGACAAGATCTATGCTCTTGATCTCGTTTCAGGCGGTGGAAAGATGTATATCATTGAGAATATGCAGTCCGGAGAGATGGCAAAAGGGATTGAAGAAGCGCTGACTGACATTGCCGTGATCAATGACCGGATCATCTTCACAAACTTCCCGAAGTCAGTTGATGGGGTTAATTCAATTCCAGATGTTCTCAAGTACAACAAGAACCTGCTCCTGGCATAATGTAATCCCGGAATAATCCTTTTTTTGATACTCTCAATCCGGATTGGTATGGGTACGGTTCTGTTTATTTGCTATTCAGATCTCCCATAGATCGGTGGGAAGATCAAATCTGCAGCCTTTGAAATCCCCCGATAACGATAGAAAAAGTTTGGTAATGACTCCAGGGGATATCTTTTCTACCCCATTCAGAGTCCGGTGACACAAAAGATCATAAAGGAGAAGAAGTGGGGAAGCGGTGGTGCCGGTGTAAGATGTACGCAGTGCCTGCCAGTTACCTGATGTGAAAGGTGGATCGGATTGACTTGGTTAGAATGGATTGGAGTGCTTATCAGTGATAGTGGGATCTTCTTCTCTCAAGGCACCAACGCTACAGATATGTATGTGATATTTTTATTTTAATGTTATTGAATGTTATAGAAATTAAAAACTTATTACTCGACTTTATCCGGTATATCATTCATCCTGCAATTACTGATAGATTCCATAACGCAAGAGTAAGATTTGGGTACTCCTTCTGATTGTTTTCAACGATATTCAGAGTATAATTATCGCTCTCCCAGATTGATTGATTACTACTCGACCACTGGGAAAATGTCTGGTTAATTCCCGATTTGAATCCGATGGCGTCTTCATCTGATCCGGAAAAAATGAAGGTGAGCTTGTCAGTTGGTTTTAATGGAATGGTTCTTTGTGATGACTCCTTCATCTCTACCCTGATGGTAGCGGCTCCATTGCTGCTGACAGATCTGTTCCTCCCGATATCTTCATTCTGCACAAGATCTATCCTGATTGTAGGGGGTGTTGATTTCAGATCAATTCGGGGAGCAAACATCTTGTAATATCTGTCCCTATCATCACCGGCATTTTTGTCAGATTCATCGGTATATTCAAGGTATGTCTTCCGGTTTCCTTTTGTTACGTTCAGCACACCATCTCTCCATTCATACCCCTGATTGACCCAGAAGTTCCCAACCGGTCGAAAGAGTATTTTGGAACTGTTCAGATGAGACTCGATCACATAATTTGAGTTCACTGAAAGACTGATATGAGAGAGAGGTTTCTCCTGCAGACTTGTGTTCACTTCCAGATATCCGGAAGACCGCAGAGATGAAAGTACAACATCACCTCCGCCAAGATCTACCGGTTCCTTCATGGTAATATTCTGCCTGAATGAAAGCACCTGCAGAATATCAGATGATATTTTTGAGAAACTCTCTTCAACAGAATGAAGATGCTCCACCTCTGCCTGCTGCTTGAGGGATGGAATATAATACGCATTCAGTACCGAGATGAACGACACGATGATCATGAGAAGCAACATAAAGGCAATGACCGGAGAAACAGCCGTATCCTTCACGATCCAGCCACTCCACTGAAAAGAACTGCGTTGTGAACAACCAGACTGATCCGTTTTCCTGATGACATACCCGAGAGAGTCAGATTATCCCCGAGATCAAACGTCTGATTCGGAATCTTCCAATTCTTTTCTTCAGCCCCGTCAACGGTGACATGTATCTGTTCTCGTTTGACCCAGTCTCCCCCTTTGTGATACAGATGTATTTCTCCTGAAGAACTCACCGAGCCCATTTTTATCGTAACTGAAGGAATCCGGTCTTCTGGCATCTGATTCAAAAGGTACACAGTCACCATGGGAACCAGAATTAAGACCAACGAGATCATCAGAACCTCCCCGATAACCGCTGAAACCGCCGGGTCTCTTTTCATCATCAGGCACCTGCCGTTGCATTCGCTGCAGCTGCTGCGGCTGCAGCATGAAGGAGATCCATCTGGTATGGAATCACGTACATAAACAGAATAAAACACCCAATTACGAGGAGAATAGCATGTTTTAACCCTGCTAAGATACTGTTTGCAGATAACTGACCGGCCATCAGGCCGGAGAAGAACCCGAGTACGAGGCCAATTCTGAACATATCGGTAAGATTAGATGCAGTGTCGAATGTGATATTAAACGAATTGAATGAGGAGATGAACGAGACATTGAGAGAGTATGCGGTGTACATGTAGATTCCTACTGCAAGATACACGATCATCACATACGTGATCGCGATATTGAACCGGTCTTTTTTCAGTTTCAGATAATGTTCAAAGTCGTTGATGGCAATGATCAGAACATCCTTGATATAATCGGTCACCTCACTCGCTTTCACAAGCAGGGACATTGCACGTTTGACAGAGACGAGCCCGATCCGGTCCTCCATCCTCACAAGGGCGTTGATGGTTGTAGAACCTCTTCTGATATCCTCGGAGGTCATCACCAGTTCCTGTGAAAGAAGACCCAGTTTTGAGTTTGATATCAGCCCGATTGCTGTCTGGAGCGTGACACCAACATCCTTCATATCAACCAGTTGTCTGAGAAACTCGGGCGTATGGCTCTCCACATTATTGACAAACCAGCTTCGTCCTTCATATGACAGTGATACCGGAGTCAGAGCCGCAACTATCACCAGGCTGATGAAGGCTTCAAGACACATTCCCGGAATCCAGGCAGATAACTGCCCGAGATAATACAGAGCAGAGACAATCCCTGCACATGATACTGCAAGCACTATACTGTAATCATATTTTGATATATACGCACGAAGGGGATTTTTTAGGAGGTTCTCGAGTTTGAACCGTTTACGCTTGGCTTCTATCTTCTTGAGAAAACTCTGATCAACTCGTGAGAACTCGGTAGTATCAATGGCAATATCCCCGAATTCTGTCTCGCTCACCGGCTTTCTGGTGATATCCATCTTGATCGTCGGAAGCATCAGGTACAGGATATAAATCATCCCGATGGAGCCTAGAGCAAGCCCGAGAATAATAATCGGCATATACCCCGCGAGATCAGACTTTCCGCCAAGATTCTGTGCGACAATGATGATGATCATCGTGATGGGACCGGCGACAAAGGCGGTAACATACACCTCTGCCATGATCTCGATCGTCTTGAGAATGTTCTCAAGCTCACGTGCTGCAGACTCCCTGAAATACGCTGATCGTGACGAAAGAAAGTTTGTTACATCACCCCCACTGTTTGAGAGGAGGAGCAGGTCGTTGAGGAACTCTTCCAGATTTTTAGATGGCGTTACTCCCTGCAGGTTCCTTATTGCGGTATAAAGATCGTCTCCAAATACCTCAACATCGCGGACGATAAGCCCGAACTCTTTCCCAACCTCACCGAAGAGATCATCTGCTTCGTAGATCTTCCTGATGACATTATACAGGGTCATTGTCATCGAGAGAGCCTGCATATAGGTGATTGCGTACGGCAGGTCGAGATCGATAGAGGACTTTCGCCCGGCAGCCGTCGTCGATGGATAGGTGTATATTGCTAATATGACTCCCGGAACAAGCAGAATGAAAAGAATTGCGATGACAAGGATGTTGTTGTTCAGGATGTTGTCAGGCTTTGCTGGAACCAGTTGAAAATTTGTCGTCAGAAGGAATACTGCGATTGCTACAAATACCAAACCAGAAAGAAGACTGTATTTGAGCATCATCATAACGTACGAATACTGCGAATACGGAAGATGAGAGGCCCGAATCGACCTGCGTAGATTGGTATCTTTCATCCAGGTATCGATCTGTCTGGGCGTGATCAGGCTCATGCCAGTCTCCTCAGATCCGTGATCATCTGGATCAGCACTTCAGGGTCAGTACTATGCTGGTTTTTGAGTCTGGTTAGAAACGCTGACCGAAGATTGAGCTGGTATACGATCTCCTCATCACTCCAGTTATGCATGTACTGAATCGTCTGAAGAGTCTTCGATTTTTTATACACTCGTTTAAACGAGTCGTCTTTGGGGTCATACTCAAAGAGTGTGTTCCAGTGGACCTTGTCCCCCTCGCCAAGAACGATCTCATGAATGGCATCACATCTGCGGATCATCCGGCCATCCCGGTAATGAAACGTCTGAATCACCATCAGGTTCAGGGCTCCAAACATGGCAGCAGGAACATTGATCGGCTCGTTGGTCAGCCTGTTTAATGCTTCTTCAATATTTCCGGCATGGAGTGTGGAGATGGTAGTATGACCGCTGTTCATCGCCTGAAAAAGGGTCTGTGCCTCGTTTCCTCTCACTTCTCCGACAATAATGTATTCAGGCCTCTGTCTGAGCGAGGCCTTCAGGAGATCAAAGAGATCCACATTTCCCCGGTCATTAAATGAACTGCTTGTTCTGGTCTGTACCGGCAGCCAGTTCT
This window encodes:
- a CDS encoding formylmethanofuran dehydrogenase subunit E family protein, which encodes MKWHDHCQYMEIPRDYSVQDLARFHGHLGPFIVLGYRMGRHALNALKANPFELKAQVFCSGVTPQSCLADGVQLGSGCTLGKGNIEVIKSESVSCTFCAGEKKIRIIPKPLKPQDQNDPDYELAIERYAESLYHLQDEEIFQVDSL
- a CDS encoding metal ABC transporter ATP-binding protein, yielding MSCGKPDCLVHLENVWTTYEGADCPVIKDVSFEIRAGEFVVIGGPNGAGKTTLLEAITGLLPIVKGSVTVCGMGIPHDSTRARCSIGYVIQNFDFHPFTPYTVEEVVRMGRYGRIGWFRRETREDIEAARVAMRTLRIDHLKDELIGKLSGGQQQKVLIAHNLAKKPSLLLLDEPYSNLDITTRDEVSSILCQICDSGVPVMMVSHAFDSLPDRDIRVIVMQTGRMVMNAVSRPDGVAGLIRSVPVAG
- a CDS encoding metal ABC transporter permease yields the protein MIEFLIQNNVLCHAIEAMFFASVGCAILSVLITQMNISSIGFTMSHAAFAGGAAGVFFGLPMMLSAIVMSMLTAAIMGPLSYRTRMHTDTTLGVLFGTMMALAIFFISMMQSEGRGFDASALLYGNVISLYREEIYGLCIITLGIILSIIVFNKEITAITFHRKMAEISGIRVQPVYYLCLFLIAIMVALCLPIVGGLLLYVWLVTPAAVAYQYCGTIRQMFLVAPVVAATISVIGACAGVTYSLPVGPLTAVLFSGIFVVAVALSPKRRVNSQTY
- a CDS encoding metal ABC transporter substrate-binding protein, which encodes MKQFIFVCAVLALLLGAPAVSALDVVTTTSVLWDPVSQIGGDAVNVVYIADPTVCPHLQGDILPNLIQKHADALKAPDLFLAHNSTMDFATMAAIEKFRDSNGYGKTTWKILKPNTEWNTPETAEVLADSVLDWLKAADPKNATAYTENAAKYKQAIAEAGDITSDEQALLSKKNVIVMAWQKEPVEKWLGANVYDVFAPEFAYGGNKTPAKVVDSIQKNKDKIYALDLVSGGGKMYIIENMQSGEMAKGIEEALTDIAVINDRIIFTNFPKSVDGVNSIPDVLKYNKNLLLA
- a CDS encoding type IV pilin N-terminal domain-containing protein, giving the protein MMKRDPAVSAVIGEVLMISLVLILVPMVTVYLLNQMPEDRIPSVTIKMGSVSSSGEIHLYHKGGDWVKREQIHVTVDGAEEKNWKIPNQTFDLGDNLTLSGMSSGKRISLVVHNAVLFSGVAGS
- a CDS encoding type II secretion system F family protein, yielding MSLITPRQIDTWMKDTNLRRSIRASHLPYSQYSYVMMMLKYSLLSGLVFVAIAVFLLTTNFQLVPAKPDNILNNNILVIAILFILLVPGVILAIYTYPSTTAAGRKSSIDLDLPYAITYMQALSMTMTLYNVIRKIYEADDLFGEVGKEFGLIVRDVEVFGDDLYTAIRNLQGVTPSKNLEEFLNDLLLLSNSGGDVTNFLSSRSAYFRESAARELENILKTIEIMAEVYVTAFVAGPITMIIIIVAQNLGGKSDLAGYMPIIILGLALGSIGMIYILYLMLPTIKMDITRKPVSETEFGDIAIDTTEFSRVDQSFLKKIEAKRKRFKLENLLKNPLRAYISKYDYSIVLAVSCAGIVSALYYLGQLSAWIPGMCLEAFISLVIVAALTPVSLSYEGRSWFVNNVESHTPEFLRQLVDMKDVGVTLQTAIGLISNSKLGLLSQELVMTSEDIRRGSTTINALVRMEDRIGLVSVKRAMSLLVKASEVTDYIKDVLIIAINDFEHYLKLKKDRFNIAITYVMIVYLAVGIYMYTAYSLNVSFISSFNSFNITFDTASNLTDMFRIGLVLGFFSGLMAGQLSANSILAGLKHAILLVIGCFILFMYVIPYQMDLLHAAAAAAAANATAGA